The following are from one region of the Nocardioides marmotae genome:
- a CDS encoding phosphotransferase family protein, which produces MARRALSGGTTSTLLALTHVDGAATVLRVVDREPWAAHRVALTTREREVQLQLADTPVPAPRSLALDAGAGAHLMTLLPGRVDADRADDASLRALAATLATIHDVRADPPPRTYESWAGPAKHVVPGWAERPEVWRQAFEVLRAGPPAYEPTFLHRDFQPWNVLWDGDRVSGVVDWVETSTGPAWLDVAHCATNLAVLHGLERAEAFAAAYTALTGRPREPYWEVVDTVGFLPPPGGEGWVTDPAERRRFEARLVAAVAAVAAP; this is translated from the coding sequence GTGGCCCGCCGCGCGCTGAGCGGCGGCACGACCTCCACCCTGCTCGCGCTGACCCATGTCGACGGCGCCGCGACCGTCCTGCGGGTCGTCGACCGGGAGCCGTGGGCGGCCCACCGGGTCGCGCTCACGACCCGCGAGCGGGAGGTGCAGCTCCAGCTCGCGGACACCCCCGTGCCCGCGCCCCGCAGCCTGGCCCTGGACGCCGGCGCCGGGGCGCACCTGATGACCCTGCTGCCCGGCCGCGTCGACGCGGACCGCGCCGACGACGCCTCCCTGCGTGCGCTCGCCGCGACGCTCGCGACGATCCACGACGTGCGGGCCGACCCGCCGCCGCGCACCTACGAGTCGTGGGCCGGGCCGGCCAAGCACGTGGTGCCGGGCTGGGCCGAGCGGCCGGAGGTGTGGCGCCAGGCCTTCGAGGTGCTGCGCGCCGGCCCCCCGGCGTACGAGCCGACGTTCCTGCACCGCGACTTCCAGCCCTGGAACGTGCTCTGGGACGGTGACCGGGTCAGCGGGGTCGTGGACTGGGTCGAGACGTCGACCGGGCCGGCGTGGCTCGACGTTGCCCACTGCGCGACCAACCTCGCCGTGCTGCACGGCCTGGAGCGGGCTGAGGCGTTCGCCGCCGCCTACACCGCGCTGACCGGGCGGCCGCGGGAGCCGTACTGGGAGGTCGTGGACACCGTCGGCTTCCTCCCGCCGCCGGGTGGGGAGGGGTGGGTCACCGACCCCGCAGAGCGTCGGCGCTTCGAGGCGCGCCTGGTCGCCGCGGTCGCCGCCGTCGCCGCGCCCTGA
- a CDS encoding 3-oxoacyl-ACP reductase encodes MAGRIQDRVAVVTGGCSGIGLATVQRFVEEGAKVVIGDIDDERGHTLVGQLGGADVATYVHVDVTDKEQVDALFQTAKDTYGSVDIAFNNAGISPPEDDSILDTDLDAWRKVQEVNLTSVYLCCKAALPHMLEQGKGSIINTASFVAVMGAATSQISYSASKGGVLSMTRELGVQFARQGVRVNALCPGPVNTPLLQELFAKDAERAARRLVHVPMGRFGEPEEMAAAVLFLASDDSSFMTANTFLVDGGISGAYVTPL; translated from the coding sequence ATGGCAGGACGCATCCAGGACCGGGTCGCGGTCGTCACCGGCGGGTGCTCGGGCATCGGCCTGGCGACCGTGCAGCGCTTCGTCGAGGAGGGCGCCAAGGTCGTCATCGGCGACATCGACGACGAGCGGGGGCACACGCTGGTCGGCCAGCTCGGCGGCGCCGACGTGGCGACGTACGTCCACGTCGACGTCACCGACAAGGAGCAGGTCGACGCGCTGTTCCAGACCGCGAAGGACACCTACGGCTCGGTCGACATCGCGTTCAACAACGCCGGCATCAGCCCGCCGGAGGACGACTCGATCCTCGACACCGACCTCGACGCGTGGCGCAAGGTGCAGGAGGTCAACCTGACCAGCGTCTACCTGTGCTGCAAGGCGGCGCTGCCCCACATGCTCGAGCAGGGGAAGGGCTCGATCATCAACACCGCGTCCTTCGTCGCCGTCATGGGCGCGGCGACCTCGCAGATCTCCTACTCCGCCTCCAAGGGCGGGGTGCTGTCGATGACCCGCGAGCTCGGCGTGCAGTTCGCCCGGCAGGGCGTGCGGGTCAACGCGCTGTGCCCGGGGCCGGTCAACACGCCGCTGCTCCAGGAGCTCTTCGCCAAGGACGCCGAGCGGGCCGCGCGCCGGCTCGTGCACGTCCCGATGGGCCGGTTCGGGGAGCCCGAGGAGATGGCGGCGGCCGTGCTGTTCCTCGCTTCCGACGACTCCTCGTTCATGACCGCCAACACGTTCCTGGTCGACGGCGGCATCTCCGGTGCCTACGTCACCCCCCTCTGA
- a CDS encoding thioesterase family protein — MSTPRPSYEQLTTLPAYAQQPVPVAFEDVNGHLNVRHYTGIASEGLDESLVDLGIPQNWPALGHACFSAEHHLTYLAELRTGDLMSARVRLIGRSERAAHALVHLLDDTHQRLSYVMEEVFLHIDMTTRRTAPWPEDVAAALDRRIAEHAELPWEPDVSGCLGLR, encoded by the coding sequence GTGAGCACCCCACGCCCCAGCTACGAGCAGCTGACCACCCTGCCCGCCTACGCCCAGCAGCCGGTCCCGGTCGCCTTCGAGGACGTCAACGGGCACCTCAACGTGCGCCACTACACCGGCATCGCCAGTGAGGGGCTCGACGAGTCGCTCGTCGACCTCGGGATCCCGCAGAACTGGCCGGCCCTCGGCCACGCCTGCTTCTCCGCCGAGCACCACCTCACCTACCTCGCCGAGCTCCGCACCGGCGACCTGATGTCCGCGCGCGTGCGCCTCATCGGCCGCTCCGAGCGCGCCGCCCACGCGCTGGTGCACCTGCTCGACGACACCCACCAGCGGCTCAGCTACGTGATGGAGGAGGTCTTCCTCCACATCGACATGACCACGCGGCGTACCGCGCCGTGGCCCGAGGACGTCGCCGCCGCCCTGGACCGCCGCATCGCCGAGCACGCCGAGCTCCCCTGGGAGCCCGACGTCTCGGGCTGCCTCGGCCTGCGCTGA
- a CDS encoding gamma-glutamyl-gamma-aminobutyrate hydrolase family protein: MSAPVIGLTTYREQARWGVWDQPADLLPTAYAAAVEATGGLAVLLPPLDQVGAADAVVGRLDGLVMTGGADVDPARYGAEPHARTAGWRPERDAWELALLDAAGAAGLPVLGVCRGMQLMAVHAGGALDQHTPDLVGHEEHSPGGDAFGRTAVRTVPGTLVAGLVGERLDVACHHHQSVATHPGWVAAARAEDGTLEAMEVPGDRFCVAVQWHPETAADVGLLAGLVRAAASYAAGRDA, encoded by the coding sequence GTGTCCGCACCGGTGATCGGGCTGACCACCTACCGTGAGCAGGCCCGCTGGGGGGTCTGGGACCAGCCCGCCGACCTGCTCCCGACGGCGTACGCCGCGGCCGTCGAGGCCACCGGCGGCCTCGCGGTCCTGCTGCCGCCGCTCGACCAGGTCGGCGCGGCCGACGCCGTGGTCGGCCGCCTCGACGGGCTGGTGATGACCGGCGGGGCCGATGTGGACCCGGCGCGGTACGGCGCCGAGCCGCACGCGCGGACCGCGGGCTGGCGCCCGGAGCGCGACGCCTGGGAGCTCGCGCTCCTCGACGCTGCCGGCGCCGCGGGCCTGCCCGTGCTCGGCGTGTGCCGGGGCATGCAGCTGATGGCCGTCCACGCCGGCGGCGCGCTGGACCAGCACACCCCGGACCTCGTCGGCCACGAGGAGCACTCCCCCGGCGGCGACGCCTTCGGCCGCACCGCGGTGCGCACCGTCCCCGGCACGCTGGTCGCCGGCCTGGTCGGCGAGCGGCTCGACGTCGCCTGCCACCACCACCAGTCGGTCGCCACCCACCCCGGTTGGGTCGCGGCCGCACGGGCCGAGGACGGCACGCTGGAGGCGATGGAGGTGCCGGGCGACCGGTTCTGCGTCGCGGTCCAGTGGCACCCCGAGACCGCGGCCGACGTCGGCCTGCTCGCCGGGCTGGTCCGCGCCGCCGCGTCGTACGCCGCCGGGCGGGACGCATGA
- a CDS encoding PP2C family protein-serine/threonine phosphatase, whose translation MSLPATFVREWRSGSWDSQRRVLVLLCVGVLLAGLVSWTDYQKLPATTYFVWLLLGMLTLRFEALLPLTGLVLVVGLGAMVRAGPLTSSRAAVAATLLASAALILYQSSRQRSGLPGPLSEALLAELKARLQAQGTVPALPAGWTAQSAMIASHGADYAGDFLVAALSDDERRLEMVLVDVCGKGVAAGPQALHFAGALDGLIGALPPQELMRAANRFLLRQRSEESFATAVHVLVDLADGCWTVTSAGHPPALRYDAAAATWRLDGARGTALGVVAEPELVSSSGTLAPGEALMFYTDGVVESRDSDLDEGIGWLQRTAREAVARGFAGAAQRVLDQVSRGDDDRAVLILHRAT comes from the coding sequence GTGAGCCTGCCCGCGACCTTCGTGCGCGAGTGGCGTTCGGGCTCCTGGGACAGCCAGCGACGGGTGCTGGTGCTCTTGTGCGTGGGCGTGCTCCTCGCCGGCCTCGTGTCGTGGACCGACTACCAGAAGCTCCCGGCGACGACGTACTTCGTGTGGCTGCTGCTCGGCATGCTCACCCTCCGCTTCGAGGCGCTGCTGCCGCTGACCGGGCTCGTCCTCGTCGTCGGGCTGGGCGCGATGGTGCGCGCCGGCCCGCTGACCTCCTCCCGCGCCGCGGTCGCCGCGACGCTGCTGGCCTCGGCCGCGCTGATCCTCTACCAGTCCAGCCGCCAGCGCAGCGGCCTGCCCGGACCCCTGAGCGAGGCGCTGCTCGCCGAGCTCAAGGCACGCCTGCAGGCCCAGGGCACGGTCCCGGCGCTGCCGGCCGGCTGGACCGCGCAGAGCGCGATGATCGCCTCCCACGGCGCCGACTACGCCGGCGACTTCCTCGTCGCCGCCCTCAGCGACGACGAGCGCCGGTTGGAGATGGTGCTCGTCGACGTCTGCGGCAAGGGGGTGGCCGCCGGCCCCCAGGCGCTGCACTTCGCCGGCGCGCTCGACGGGCTGATCGGCGCGCTCCCGCCGCAGGAGCTGATGCGAGCGGCCAACCGCTTCCTGCTGCGCCAGCGGTCCGAGGAGTCCTTCGCGACCGCGGTGCACGTGCTGGTCGACCTCGCCGACGGCTGCTGGACGGTGACGAGCGCGGGCCACCCGCCGGCGCTGCGGTACGACGCCGCCGCGGCCACCTGGCGCCTCGACGGCGCCCGCGGCACCGCGCTCGGGGTGGTCGCCGAGCCCGAGCTGGTCTCCTCCAGCGGCACCCTCGCGCCCGGGGAGGCGCTGATGTTCTACACCGACGGCGTCGTGGAGTCCCGCGACAGCGACCTCGACGAGGGCATCGGGTGGCTCCAGCGGACCGCCCGCGAGGCGGTCGCCCGCGGCTTCGCCGGCGCCGCCCAGCGGGTGCTGGACCAGGTCTCTCGCGGCGACGACGACCGGGCCGTGCTGATCCTGCACCGGGCGACCTGA
- the eat gene encoding ethanolamine permease, translated as MTTREHEDAAYFQERQLRGGVAGWVLLAGLGVAYVISGDFAGWNFGLAEGGWGGLVVATAIMGVMYLCMVLGLAEMSSTISTAGGGYGFARRALGPWGGFLTGTAILIEYAIAPAAIANFIGAYVDSLVGIDGPLVFAVFYAVFIGLHLWGVGEALKLMFVITAVAVVALVAFVVAAALKFDAGNLVDIAPTDAAGASDFLPFGLIGIWAALPYAIWFFLAVEGVPLAAEETKDPARSMPRGIIAAMLTLLCFAALILLVAPGAAGADSLRESGNPLVDALETAYGGSTAVSTFVNVVGLLGLIASFFSIIYAYSRQTFALSRAGYLPKVLSRTGSRKTPYLALVVPGIIGFVMAMLNEGDLLILVAVFGATISYVLMTLSHIVLRVREPDLERPYRTPGGVVTTGIGFVLACVAVVAGFFVNSTAVLITAGVFAVAIAYFALYSRHHIVAGAPEEEFAAIEDAEKGLS; from the coding sequence ATGACCACACGGGAGCACGAGGACGCCGCTTACTTCCAGGAGAGGCAGCTGCGCGGCGGGGTCGCCGGCTGGGTCCTGCTGGCCGGGCTCGGCGTCGCCTACGTCATCTCCGGCGACTTCGCCGGATGGAACTTCGGCCTGGCCGAGGGCGGCTGGGGCGGCCTGGTCGTCGCCACGGCGATCATGGGCGTGATGTACCTGTGCATGGTGCTCGGCCTGGCGGAGATGTCCTCGACGATCTCCACGGCCGGCGGCGGGTACGGCTTCGCCCGCCGCGCGCTCGGCCCGTGGGGCGGCTTCCTGACCGGCACCGCGATCCTCATCGAGTACGCCATCGCGCCGGCCGCCATCGCCAACTTCATCGGTGCCTACGTCGACTCGCTGGTCGGCATCGACGGGCCGCTCGTCTTCGCGGTGTTCTACGCGGTCTTCATCGGCCTGCACCTGTGGGGCGTCGGTGAGGCGCTGAAGCTGATGTTCGTCATCACCGCCGTCGCCGTCGTCGCGCTGGTCGCCTTCGTGGTCGCCGCGGCGCTGAAGTTCGACGCCGGCAACCTCGTCGACATCGCCCCCACCGACGCGGCCGGCGCCAGCGACTTCCTGCCGTTCGGGCTGATCGGCATCTGGGCGGCGCTGCCCTACGCCATCTGGTTCTTCCTCGCCGTCGAGGGCGTGCCGCTGGCCGCCGAGGAGACCAAGGACCCCGCCCGCTCGATGCCGCGCGGGATCATCGCCGCGATGCTCACGCTGCTGTGCTTCGCCGCGCTGATCCTCCTCGTCGCGCCGGGCGCGGCCGGCGCGGACTCGCTGCGGGAGTCCGGCAACCCGCTGGTCGACGCGCTGGAGACGGCGTACGGCGGCTCGACGGCGGTCAGCACCTTCGTCAACGTCGTCGGCCTGCTCGGCCTGATCGCCAGCTTCTTCTCCATCATCTACGCCTACTCGCGCCAGACCTTCGCGCTCTCGCGCGCGGGCTACCTGCCGAAGGTCCTCTCCCGCACCGGCAGCCGCAAGACGCCGTACCTCGCGCTCGTCGTGCCCGGCATCATCGGCTTCGTCATGGCGATGCTCAACGAGGGCGATCTCCTGATCCTGGTCGCGGTCTTCGGGGCGACGATCTCCTACGTCCTGATGACGCTCTCCCACATCGTCCTGCGCGTGCGCGAGCCCGACCTCGAGCGGCCTTACCGGACGCCGGGCGGCGTGGTGACCACCGGCATCGGCTTCGTCCTGGCCTGCGTCGCGGTCGTCGCCGGGTTCTTCGTCAACTCCACAGCGGTGCTCATCACGGCCGGCGTCTTCGCGGTCGCCATCGCCTACTTCGCTCTCTACAGCCGCCACCACATCGTCGCGGGAGCTCCCGAGGAGGAGTTCGCCGCCATCGAGGACGCCGAGAAGGGACTCTCGTGA
- a CDS encoding GNAT family N-acetyltransferase codes for MSAAVTGWTVAPDSPLRDDVVALLEEHLRDMHATSPAESVHALDPTALVRPGTSFWTARTAEGELLGCVALQELEPGHVELKSMRTATAARRRGVGAGLLDHVLAAAAAAGHRRVSLETGTEPYFLPARTLYRSRGFTECPPFGDYVLDPHSVFFTREL; via the coding sequence ATGAGCGCTGCCGTCACCGGGTGGACCGTCGCCCCGGACTCCCCGCTGCGCGACGACGTCGTCGCGCTGCTCGAGGAGCACCTGCGCGACATGCACGCCACCAGCCCGGCCGAGAGCGTCCACGCCCTCGACCCGACCGCGCTGGTCCGGCCAGGGACGTCGTTCTGGACCGCCCGGACCGCCGAGGGCGAGCTGCTGGGCTGCGTGGCGCTGCAGGAGCTCGAGCCGGGCCACGTGGAGCTGAAGTCGATGCGCACCGCGACCGCGGCCCGCCGCCGCGGGGTCGGCGCGGGCCTGCTCGACCACGTCCTGGCCGCCGCGGCCGCGGCCGGGCACCGGCGGGTGAGCCTGGAGACCGGCACCGAGCCGTACTTCCTGCCCGCCCGCACGCTCTACCGCTCCCGCGGGTTCACCGAGTGCCCGCCGTTCGGCGACTACGTGCTCGACCCCCACAGCGTCTTCTTCACCCGCGAGCTGTGA
- a CDS encoding glutamine synthetase family protein — protein sequence MTDLTAGTEQPVNDRMLTLDRLRRLVADGEVDTVVMAFTDMQGRLQGKRLHAGYFLNVALESGTEGCNYLLAVDIDMNTVDGYAISSWERGYGDMEWVPDWRTLRLLPHLPATAMVQCDLLWPDHEPVAESPRTILTAQLDRARERGWEAHAGTELEFILFEDTYEEAQARNYQRLRASNQYNIDYSVLGTTRVEPLLRDIRNTMYAAGMDVEGAKGECNLGQHEIGFLFNEALVTADNHVVYKTAAKEIAALRGKSLTFMAKYDQREGSSCHVHLSLRGLDGELVFWDAERGERSRVYDQFISGLLATMRDFTLLYAPNINSYKRFADGSFAPTAIAWGMDNRTCAVRLVGSGPSARLENRVPGGDVNPYLAIAAMIAGGLHGIENDLDPVPPTEGNAYTQGLELVPRTLREARDAFASSKVARSAFGDAVVDHYTNMADVELQAFDAAVTDWELRRGFERM from the coding sequence GTGACCGACCTGACCGCAGGGACCGAGCAGCCGGTGAACGACCGGATGCTCACGCTGGACCGGCTGCGCCGACTCGTCGCCGACGGCGAGGTCGACACGGTGGTGATGGCCTTCACCGACATGCAGGGCCGGCTCCAGGGCAAGCGCCTGCACGCGGGGTACTTCCTCAACGTCGCGCTGGAGTCGGGCACCGAGGGCTGCAACTACCTGCTCGCCGTCGACATCGACATGAACACCGTCGACGGCTACGCCATCTCCTCCTGGGAGCGCGGGTACGGCGACATGGAGTGGGTGCCGGACTGGCGCACGCTGCGGCTGCTCCCCCACCTGCCGGCGACCGCGATGGTCCAGTGCGACCTGCTGTGGCCCGACCACGAGCCGGTCGCGGAGTCGCCGCGCACGATCCTGACCGCCCAGCTCGATCGCGCCCGCGAGCGCGGCTGGGAGGCCCACGCCGGCACCGAGCTGGAGTTCATCCTCTTCGAGGACACCTACGAGGAGGCGCAGGCGCGCAACTACCAGCGACTGCGCGCCTCGAACCAGTACAACATCGACTACTCCGTCCTCGGCACGACGCGCGTCGAGCCGCTGCTGCGCGACATCCGCAACACGATGTACGCCGCCGGGATGGACGTCGAGGGCGCCAAGGGCGAGTGCAACCTGGGCCAGCACGAGATCGGCTTCCTCTTCAACGAGGCGCTGGTGACCGCCGACAACCACGTCGTCTACAAGACCGCGGCCAAGGAGATCGCCGCTCTCCGTGGCAAGTCGCTGACCTTCATGGCCAAGTACGACCAGCGCGAGGGCAGCTCCTGCCACGTCCACCTCTCCTTGCGCGGCCTCGACGGCGAGCTGGTCTTCTGGGACGCCGAGCGCGGCGAGCGCTCCCGCGTCTATGACCAGTTCATCTCCGGGCTGCTGGCGACGATGCGGGACTTCACGCTCCTCTACGCGCCCAACATCAACTCCTACAAGCGCTTCGCCGACGGCTCCTTCGCGCCCACCGCGATCGCCTGGGGCATGGACAACCGCACCTGCGCGGTGCGCCTGGTCGGGTCGGGCCCCTCGGCGCGCCTGGAGAACCGGGTTCCCGGCGGCGACGTGAACCCCTACCTGGCGATCGCGGCGATGATCGCCGGCGGCCTGCACGGCATCGAGAACGACCTCGACCCGGTGCCGCCGACCGAGGGCAACGCCTACACCCAGGGCCTGGAGCTGGTGCCCCGCACGCTGCGGGAGGCCCGGGACGCCTTCGCCTCCTCGAAGGTGGCACGATCGGCCTTCGGTGACGCCGTGGTCGACCACTACACGAACATGGCCGATGTCGAGCTCCAGGCGTTCGACGCGGCGGTCACCGACTGGGAGCTGCGCCGGGGCTTCGAACGCATGTGA
- a CDS encoding aldehyde dehydrogenase family protein codes for MTDLFTVVNPATARPITDVPLASLEETDAAIARAHEAFASWRAVAPGERAALLRRYAAVVDAHVEELAEIEVRNAGHTWGSARWEAGNVRDCLNYYAGAPERLFGRQIPVAGGTDVTFHEPLGVVGIIVPWNFPMPIAAWGMAPALAAGNTVVLKPAELTPLTALRLAELALEAGLPEGVLTVLPGRGDVVGERFVTHPLVRKVCFTGSTAVGKKVMAGCAEQVKRVTLELGGKSSNIVFADADLAAAAAAAPYAVFDNAGQDCCARSRILVERSAYEEFLALLEAAVTGLRVLDPTDEASEMGPLISARQRDTVAGYLSEVDVTIAGSTPGGDGFWVAPSVVAVDDPAQRIWREEVFGPVVAVMPFDDEADAVARANDTDYGLSGSIYTRDLGRGLRVARAVEAGNLSVNSHASVRYWTPFGGYKQSGLGRELGPDAPQAFTEEKNVFIAH; via the coding sequence ATGACCGACCTGTTCACCGTGGTCAACCCGGCCACGGCCCGGCCGATCACCGACGTGCCGCTGGCCTCGCTCGAGGAGACCGACGCCGCGATCGCGCGCGCCCACGAGGCGTTCGCCTCCTGGCGCGCCGTCGCGCCCGGCGAGCGGGCCGCGCTGCTGCGGCGCTACGCCGCGGTCGTCGACGCCCACGTCGAGGAGCTCGCCGAGATCGAGGTCCGCAACGCCGGGCACACCTGGGGCAGCGCCCGCTGGGAGGCCGGCAACGTCCGCGACTGCCTGAACTACTACGCCGGCGCGCCCGAGCGGCTCTTCGGCCGCCAGATCCCCGTCGCCGGCGGCACCGACGTGACCTTCCACGAGCCGCTCGGCGTCGTGGGGATCATCGTGCCCTGGAACTTCCCGATGCCGATCGCCGCCTGGGGCATGGCCCCGGCGCTGGCCGCCGGCAACACCGTGGTCCTCAAGCCGGCCGAGCTGACCCCGCTCACCGCGCTCCGGCTCGCCGAGCTCGCGCTGGAGGCCGGCCTCCCCGAGGGCGTGCTGACCGTGCTCCCGGGCCGCGGCGACGTGGTCGGCGAGCGGTTCGTGACCCACCCGCTGGTGCGCAAGGTCTGCTTCACCGGCTCCACCGCGGTCGGCAAGAAGGTGATGGCCGGCTGCGCCGAGCAGGTCAAGCGGGTCACCCTCGAGCTCGGCGGCAAGAGCAGCAACATCGTCTTCGCCGACGCCGACCTCGCCGCGGCGGCCGCGGCGGCGCCGTACGCCGTCTTCGACAACGCCGGCCAGGACTGCTGCGCCCGCTCCCGGATCCTCGTCGAGCGCTCGGCCTACGAGGAGTTCCTCGCGCTCCTCGAGGCGGCCGTCACCGGCCTGCGGGTGCTCGACCCGACCGACGAGGCCTCGGAGATGGGCCCGCTGATCTCCGCCCGCCAGCGCGACACCGTCGCGGGCTACCTGTCCGAGGTCGACGTGACCATCGCCGGCTCGACCCCCGGCGGCGACGGCTTCTGGGTCGCCCCGTCGGTGGTGGCCGTGGACGACCCGGCGCAGCGGATCTGGCGCGAGGAGGTCTTCGGGCCGGTCGTGGCGGTGATGCCCTTCGACGACGAGGCCGACGCCGTCGCGCGGGCCAACGACACCGACTACGGCCTCTCCGGGTCGATCTACACCCGCGACCTCGGCCGCGGGCTGCGCGTCGCCCGGGCCGTCGAGGCCGGCAACCTCAGCGTCAACTCCCACGCCTCGGTCCGCTACTGGACGCCGTTCGGCGGCTACAAGCAGTCCGGCCTCGGCCGCGAGCTCGGCCCGGACGCCCCCCAGGCGTTCACCGAGGAGAAGAACGTCTTCATCGCCCACTGA